In the Natronobacterium texcoconense genome, one interval contains:
- a CDS encoding SDR family NAD(P)-dependent oxidoreductase, translated as MRLENETVVITGAASGIGRETATRCAEEGARVVVTDIDSNGGQSVVDEIDDDGGEAVFYDLDVTDSEQFHAVLEEVADSYGLDVLVNNAGTGHPGGSLETIDDSIRDFVIDVNVKGVWNGCHAALPHMKEQGHGSIVNVGSLASILGLPKQAAYSMTKGAVLNLTRAIAAEAGPYGIRANTVCPGFTDTQLLDQYLAQRDDPEKAREEMAEDYPLKRLAEPEEIASAILFLASDEASFVSGHGLVVDGGFSTC; from the coding sequence ATGCGACTCGAGAACGAGACAGTCGTTATCACAGGTGCGGCATCGGGAATCGGTCGGGAGACCGCGACGCGGTGTGCCGAGGAGGGGGCACGCGTCGTCGTAACGGACATCGACTCGAACGGTGGCCAGTCGGTCGTCGACGAAATCGACGACGACGGCGGCGAGGCAGTCTTCTACGATCTCGACGTCACCGACAGCGAGCAGTTCCACGCCGTCCTCGAGGAGGTCGCCGACAGCTACGGACTGGACGTGCTGGTCAACAACGCCGGCACCGGGCATCCGGGCGGTAGTCTCGAGACGATCGACGACTCGATCCGCGACTTCGTTATCGACGTGAACGTCAAGGGCGTCTGGAACGGCTGTCACGCCGCCCTGCCACACATGAAAGAGCAGGGCCACGGCTCGATCGTCAACGTCGGCTCGCTTGCCAGCATCCTCGGACTCCCCAAGCAGGCGGCGTACTCGATGACCAAGGGTGCGGTGTTGAACCTCACTCGTGCGATCGCCGCCGAAGCGGGCCCCTACGGTATCCGGGCGAACACGGTCTGTCCCGGCTTTACCGACACCCAGTTGCTCGACCAGTACCTCGCCCAGCGGGACGATCCCGAGAAGGCCCGCGAGGAGATGGCCGAAGACTACCCGCTCAAGCGCCTCGCCGAACCCGAAGAGATCGCGAGTGCCATCCTGTTTCTGGCCAGCGACGAGGCGTCGTTCGTCAGCGGTCACGGACTGGTCGTCGACGGCGGCTTCTCGACCTGCTGA
- a CDS encoding succinylglutamate desuccinylase/aspartoacylase family protein gives MDGTHTAETVTLARLSSGVDLTTTVHTYRGGDGDEQPTLYVQAAQHGREINGTEVLRRFHERLPLESLSGTVVAVPVANPLTFDRVSYTTPEVLDSVNPNMNRVWPGDANGTLHQRMADTLWEYAGTADAIVDLHTGSPNMLPHVVFREGDEQSRELAEAYGTDLLLGEEADDDASDEWHRRGFAGKLRVAAAEDGIPSITPELAHNKQILEEAVELGVEGLLNVLRYLDMLPGEPPDETPPVARNHLGRVAADDSGLFRPEPSLEVGAHVEDGQKLGTVYDPATYEPLQEATADRDGILYALTQEATVIAGDKLANVGLILEE, from the coding sequence ATGGACGGGACTCACACGGCCGAAACCGTGACGCTCGCGCGCCTCTCCTCGGGCGTCGATCTTACGACGACCGTACACACCTACCGCGGCGGTGACGGCGACGAGCAGCCGACTCTCTACGTGCAGGCGGCCCAGCACGGCCGCGAGATAAACGGAACGGAAGTCCTGCGGCGGTTTCACGAACGGCTCCCGCTCGAGTCGCTCTCGGGAACCGTCGTCGCGGTCCCGGTAGCGAACCCGCTGACGTTCGATCGCGTCTCCTACACGACGCCGGAGGTGCTCGACAGCGTCAACCCGAACATGAACCGGGTCTGGCCCGGCGACGCCAACGGCACGCTCCACCAGCGCATGGCCGATACGCTCTGGGAGTACGCAGGCACGGCCGACGCTATCGTCGACCTCCACACGGGCAGCCCGAACATGCTCCCACACGTGGTCTTCCGCGAGGGCGACGAGCAGTCCCGCGAACTCGCCGAAGCGTACGGGACCGACCTCCTGCTGGGCGAAGAGGCCGACGACGACGCCTCCGACGAGTGGCACCGGCGCGGGTTCGCCGGCAAACTCCGCGTCGCGGCCGCCGAGGACGGCATCCCGTCGATCACGCCCGAACTCGCACACAACAAGCAGATCCTCGAGGAGGCCGTCGAACTGGGCGTCGAGGGGCTGCTGAACGTCCTGCGTTACCTCGATATGCTACCGGGCGAGCCGCCGGACGAGACGCCACCGGTTGCACGAAACCACCTCGGTCGCGTCGCCGCGGACGACTCCGGGCTCTTCCGGCCGGAGCCGTCGCTCGAGGTCGGCGCCCACGTCGAGGACGGGCAGAAACTCGGGACGGTCTACGACCCCGCGACGTACGAGCCGCTGCAGGAGGCGACCGCCGACCGCGACGGGATCCTGTACGCACTCACGCAGGAAGCGACCGTGATCGCGGGTGACAAACTGGCGAACGTCGGGCTGATCCTCGAGGAGTGA
- a CDS encoding peptidylprolyl isomerase — protein sequence MGDLTATLHTSKGDIDVELYDERAPRTVENFVGLATGEQTWTDPESGENVEGEPLYDDVLFHRIIADFMIQTGDPTGTGRGGPGYQFDDEFHDELRHDDEGILSMANSGPDTNGSQFFITLDAQPHLDGRHAVFGKVTDGMDVVREIGSAKTDGNDRPAQDILLESVTIHD from the coding sequence ATGGGAGACCTCACTGCGACGCTGCACACGAGCAAAGGCGACATCGACGTCGAACTCTACGACGAACGCGCACCGCGTACCGTCGAGAACTTCGTCGGCCTCGCGACCGGCGAGCAGACCTGGACCGATCCCGAGTCCGGCGAGAACGTCGAGGGCGAACCGCTGTACGACGACGTCCTCTTCCACCGAATTATCGCGGACTTCATGATCCAGACCGGTGACCCGACGGGAACCGGTCGGGGCGGCCCCGGCTACCAGTTCGACGACGAGTTCCACGACGAACTGCGCCACGACGACGAGGGAATCCTCTCGATGGCAAACTCCGGTCCCGACACGAACGGCTCGCAGTTTTTCATCACGCTGGACGCCCAGCCCCACCTCGACGGTCGCCACGCCGTCTTCGGCAAGGTGACCGACGGCATGGACGTCGTCCGCGAAATCGGCTCCGCGAAAACCGACGGGAACGACCGACCAGCCCAGGACATCCTGCTCGAGTCGGTCACGATCCACGACTGA
- a CDS encoding peptidylprolyl isomerase: MSEADAPTDPEIDSRSLTATLHTSEGDIEVELYAERVPQTVANFVGLATGDQPWVDPETEEVVEDEPLYDDVLFHRIIDDFMIQTGDPTGTGRGGPGYRFEDEFHDDLRHDDAGVLSMANSGPDTNGSQFFITLDEQEHLDGRHAVFGKVTDGMDVVRDIGAVETDENDRPVEDILLESVAVHDE; encoded by the coding sequence ATGTCGGAAGCGGATGCGCCGACCGATCCGGAGATCGACTCTCGGTCACTCACTGCGACGCTCCATACGAGTGAGGGCGACATCGAGGTCGAACTCTACGCCGAACGCGTCCCACAAACCGTCGCGAACTTCGTCGGCCTCGCGACCGGAGACCAGCCCTGGGTCGATCCGGAGACAGAGGAGGTAGTCGAGGACGAACCGCTGTACGACGACGTGCTCTTTCATCGAATCATCGACGACTTCATGATCCAGACCGGCGACCCGACGGGAACCGGTCGTGGCGGCCCAGGCTACCGGTTCGAAGACGAGTTCCACGACGACCTGCGCCACGACGACGCTGGCGTCCTCTCGATGGCAAACTCCGGCCCCGACACGAACGGCTCACAGTTTTTCATCACGCTGGACGAACAGGAACATCTCGACGGCCGCCACGCCGTCTTCGGCAAGGTGACCGACGGGATGGACGTCGTCCGCGACATCGGCGCCGTCGAGACTGACGAGAACGACCGGCCGGTCGAAGACATCCTGCTCGAGTCGGTGGCCGTCCACGACGAGTAG
- a CDS encoding oxidoreductase has protein sequence MGWTAADIPDQEGRTLVVTGANSGIGLETTRELARHGATVVMACRDLERGRRALRDVRADVPDADLRLEECDLASLASIHEFTDRLEGEAIDVLVNNAGTMAIPRRETVDGFEMQLGVNHLGHFALTGLLLEQLATDGEEPARVVTVSSGLHERGEIEFDDLHGEQSYDRWDAYSQSKLANVLFAYELERRFRTAGENAESIVVHPGYADTRLQFRGIEGRGTWLRTAMRRLSNAVLAQSPERGALPTLYAATAPDAEGGAYYGPGGLMNMRGSPDRQASSEASYDRETARRLWERSVELTGVSYSSHCESVHT, from the coding sequence ATGGGCTGGACAGCCGCCGACATTCCCGACCAGGAAGGTCGAACGCTCGTCGTTACCGGCGCGAACAGCGGTATCGGCCTCGAAACGACCCGTGAACTCGCGCGACACGGTGCGACGGTCGTCATGGCTTGTCGGGACCTCGAGCGCGGTAGGCGAGCACTTCGCGACGTCCGCGCGGACGTTCCGGACGCCGACCTCCGACTCGAAGAGTGTGACCTTGCCAGTCTCGCGTCGATCCACGAGTTCACCGACCGACTCGAGGGCGAGGCGATCGACGTCCTCGTGAACAACGCCGGAACGATGGCGATTCCGCGTCGCGAGACCGTGGATGGCTTCGAGATGCAACTGGGCGTCAACCACCTCGGACACTTCGCGCTCACCGGCCTGCTCCTCGAGCAGTTAGCGACCGACGGCGAGGAGCCGGCACGAGTCGTTACGGTCTCGAGCGGCCTGCACGAACGCGGCGAGATAGAGTTCGACGACCTCCACGGCGAGCAGTCCTACGACAGGTGGGACGCCTACAGCCAGTCGAAACTCGCGAACGTCCTCTTCGCCTACGAACTCGAGCGGCGGTTCCGAACGGCAGGCGAGAACGCCGAGAGCATCGTGGTCCACCCGGGCTACGCCGACACCCGACTCCAGTTTCGTGGCATCGAGGGGCGAGGGACGTGGCTCCGGACGGCGATGCGTCGACTCAGCAACGCCGTCCTCGCCCAGTCGCCCGAACGCGGCGCGTTACCGACGCTGTACGCCGCGACTGCGCCGGATGCCGAAGGCGGCGCGTACTACGGTCCTGGCGGCCTCATGAACATGCGCGGGTCGCCCGACCGACAGGCCTCGTCCGAGGCGTCCTACGACCGCGAGACTGCCCGTCGGCTGTGGGAGCGATCCGTCGAACTGACCGGCGTCAGCTATAGTAGCCACTGCGAGTCAGTGCACACCTGA
- a CDS encoding DUF7344 domain-containing protein, whose translation MDRTEAFRVLASADRQLVLHELLERDDEATIRKLSRQVAARRHRIPPPKIDETAVDRARIRLIHSHFPYLSDVGLIDVEWDERKVVLADKERVDQLLEAAELLDTWPPTDLLDHPS comes from the coding sequence ATGGACAGAACGGAGGCGTTTCGCGTTCTCGCCAGCGCCGATCGCCAGCTCGTACTCCACGAACTCCTGGAACGGGACGACGAGGCCACGATCAGGAAACTCTCGAGACAGGTGGCTGCTCGACGGCATCGAATCCCGCCACCGAAGATCGACGAGACTGCTGTCGATCGCGCGCGAATTCGCCTGATTCACTCTCACTTCCCGTACCTGTCGGACGTGGGCCTGATCGACGTCGAATGGGACGAGAGAAAAGTCGTACTCGCCGACAAGGAACGCGTCGATCAGTTGCTCGAGGCCGCCGAGCTGTTAGATACCTGGCCGCCGACTGATCTGTTAGATCATCCGTCATAG
- the nadC gene encoding carboxylating nicotinate-nucleotide diphosphorylase — MITDAQVERWLREDVGHHDVTNQVPGETTGRLVAKEAGVVAGLEAAVAVFDYLGVEVTDRLEAGISIEPGDELLRVEGPAREVLRGERVAVNLAGHASGIATRTRSVVDEARTEADDVRIAATRKTTPGLRGLEKRAVVAGGGDTHRLDLSHMVMVKDNHVTEMGLEGAIEHFRERTSFATKIDVEVERVADASRAAEAGADVVLLDNMTPAETRDAVERLEEYDGVLAEASGGITLENVADYAATGVDVISMGALTHSAPALDLSFRTGDNG, encoded by the coding sequence ATGATCACCGACGCACAGGTCGAACGCTGGCTCCGCGAGGACGTCGGCCACCACGACGTGACGAACCAGGTCCCCGGCGAGACGACCGGCCGACTCGTCGCGAAAGAAGCGGGCGTCGTCGCCGGTCTCGAGGCCGCCGTCGCCGTCTTCGACTACCTCGGCGTCGAGGTCACGGACCGACTCGAGGCGGGCATCAGCATCGAACCGGGCGACGAACTGCTTCGCGTCGAGGGTCCAGCCCGCGAGGTGCTCCGCGGGGAACGCGTCGCGGTGAACCTCGCCGGCCACGCATCGGGAATCGCGACGCGGACGCGGAGCGTCGTCGACGAGGCGCGAACCGAAGCCGACGACGTCCGCATCGCCGCGACACGCAAGACCACGCCCGGACTGCGAGGCCTCGAGAAGCGAGCCGTCGTCGCCGGCGGTGGCGACACCCACCGGCTCGATCTCTCACACATGGTGATGGTCAAGGACAATCACGTCACCGAGATGGGACTCGAGGGAGCGATCGAGCACTTCCGAGAGCGAACGTCGTTCGCGACGAAGATCGACGTCGAGGTCGAACGCGTCGCCGACGCGTCGCGTGCGGCCGAGGCCGGTGCGGACGTCGTCCTGCTGGACAACATGACGCCCGCGGAGACCCGAGACGCCGTCGAGCGACTCGAGGAGTACGACGGCGTGCTGGCGGAAGCCAGCGGCGGGATCACACTCGAGAACGTCGCCGACTACGCTGCGACAGGTGTCGACGTGATCTCGATGGGGGCGCTGACTCACTCCGCGCCGGCGCTGGACCTGTCGTTCCGGACGGGAGACAACGGATAA